In Methanocella paludicola SANAE, the sequence CTTCGCCGGCGGCTTTATAGGCTGGCTTGCCAGGACCGAGGACATCTCTCCGAGGAACATGCGAAAAGCGGTCATTTTCGGGAGCGCTATCGCCTCCTATAACGCGGAGGACTTCAGCCTCAACAAGCTTAAAAAGATTACCCGCGATGATATTTTCAATAGGTATATGATATTCCAGGACATAGTTTCCTTCTGATGGCAGAGTACAGGGAAGAGGTCGAAAAGTACCTGTCGGAGGTCTTCGCGAAGCCGGTACGGCTGGTGAGGATCCTGCCGATGGGCGCCGAGCCGGGGGAAAAGGAGCTAAAAGGATTCGGCTATGGTAAGCCATACGCGGTAGACTATATCGTCGAGGGCGAGATGCGGTCCTCGGTCCTGTCCTCGATGAAAGTGCAGAAGGGCTTCGGCCACGACACGTTCGCGGACCGGGCCTCCGCCATTTTATGGCAGAACATGGCCTTTAATACGCTGCCGAATCATGTCCGATCGCTCGACGCGGGCTTTTTTACCAAATATGGCGGCCTCAAGAGCGCAGGCGAGGCCGACGAGTTCTTTATATTAATGGACCGCGTCGGCGGCCTCGAATATTACCGTGACCTGGACCGTATCCGTGATACCCATTTCTTCCACCCTCTGGATGTAGACCGGGCCCTGGCGCTCTCTGACTACCTGGCCTATATCCATTCGCAGAAGCATGACGAGCCCGTACTTTACCATCGTCGTATCCGGGAACTGGTGGGTTCGGGCGAATGCATCATGGGCCTGGTCGACAGCTATCCGAAAGACTTCAAGTTTTATTCGGAGAGCGACTTCGAGCGCATGGAGCAAAAGTGCGTGGAATGGCGCTGGAAGCTTCACGATAAGGTGCATCGCCTGTGCGTCGTCCACGGCGACTTCCACCCGTGGAATATCATGTTCAGGAACGGCGTCGACTTTACGGTCCTCGACAGGAGCCGGGGCGAGTACGGAGAGCCTGCCGACGATGTCTCCTGCATGAGCATGAACTACCTGTTCTATTCGTTGCAGAAGTACGGGGAGCTCAAGGGAGAATACAAGGACCTTTTCGAGCGCTTTATCGAGAATTATCTAATAAAGAGCGGCGATTTTGACATGGTGAAGTACATGCCGCCGTTCTACGTGTTCCGGGCCCTGGTGGTCGCCAGCCCCCTCTGGTATCCCGGACTGAAGCCAGAGATCCGTGTAAAGCTCTTTAATTTCATCGATAATGTCCTCGATGCCGATGAGTTCGACTATAAGAACGCCGATCAATACTTGAAGAAGTGATCGTATGTCGTGGGCTGCATGGGTGACAGGGCTTCCCGGAAGCGGCAAGACCACCATAGCTGACATAACCGCAGATATTCTCAGGGTAAAAGGCGTGCATGTTAAAGT encodes:
- a CDS encoding phosphotransferase family protein, producing the protein MAEYREEVEKYLSEVFAKPVRLVRILPMGAEPGEKELKGFGYGKPYAVDYIVEGEMRSSVLSSMKVQKGFGHDTFADRASAILWQNMAFNTLPNHVRSLDAGFFTKYGGLKSAGEADEFFILMDRVGGLEYYRDLDRIRDTHFFHPLDVDRALALSDYLAYIHSQKHDEPVLYHRRIRELVGSGECIMGLVDSYPKDFKFYSESDFERMEQKCVEWRWKLHDKVHRLCVVHGDFHPWNIMFRNGVDFTVLDRSRGEYGEPADDVSCMSMNYLFYSLQKYGELKGEYKDLFERFIENYLIKSGDFDMVKYMPPFYVFRALVVASPLWYPGLKPEIRVKLFNFIDNVLDADEFDYKNADQYLKK